From Leptolyngbya sp. KIOST-1, one genomic window encodes:
- a CDS encoding adenylate kinase, translating into MTRLIFLGPPGAGKGTQAALLAADCGVPHISTGDILRSAVAAGSELGQKADHFMSSGELVPDELILDLIEERLAQEDAQKGWLLDGFPRNVPQAEFLQKLLEQIEQPTDFVINLDVEDAVIVARLLQRGRKDDEESVILHRLEVYRQQTEPLVEFYRSRQQLVSVDGNQTMEAVHTDLKRLVIE; encoded by the coding sequence GTGACGCGACTTATCTTTCTAGGCCCCCCAGGGGCGGGTAAGGGAACCCAGGCTGCGTTGCTAGCTGCGGATTGCGGTGTACCGCACATCTCCACCGGGGATATTCTGCGATCGGCGGTGGCGGCGGGGAGTGAGTTAGGGCAAAAAGCTGACCACTTCATGAGTTCTGGAGAGCTCGTGCCGGACGAACTCATCCTCGACTTAATTGAGGAGCGTTTGGCGCAGGAGGATGCTCAAAAGGGCTGGCTCCTCGACGGTTTCCCTCGCAATGTTCCCCAGGCGGAGTTTTTGCAGAAGCTGCTGGAGCAGATTGAGCAGCCCACTGATTTTGTGATCAACCTCGATGTGGAAGATGCGGTGATTGTGGCTCGGCTGCTGCAGCGAGGCCGCAAGGATGACGAGGAGTCAGTCATTTTGCATCGGCTGGAGGTCTATCGTCAACAGACAGAACCGCTGGTTGAGTTCTACCGCAGTCGGCAGCAGCTGGTGTCGGTGGACGGGAATCAGACCATGGAAGCCGTGCATACCGACCTCAAGCGCCTGGTAATCGAGTAG
- the secY gene encoding preprotein translocase subunit SecY has translation MVVSRGKNPSAQETFMQMAQAAGLRSRLLVTLGLLVLVRLGIFIPVPGIDRQAFAASIQSGSLAGFVGFLDIFVGGGLSALGIFALGILPFINASIIMQLLTAALPQLEDLQKNEGEAGRRKISQITRYVALGWAILQSTLLASFLLYQFAAVPGPAFIAQTVIALTAGSMFVMWVGELITERGIGNGASLLIFLNIVSTLPRSLGQTIELAQSGDRGLVGGVIILMLAFLAMIVGIVFVQEGTRRIPIISARRQVGRKLYLEQSNYLPLRLNQGGVMPIIFASAVLVLPISLTQYVTNPAFSQFVNNYLNPTSWFYVSLYLVLILFFSYFYSSLVMNPDDVSRNLKKMGASIPGIRPGKATTEYISRILNRLTFLGAIFLGMVAVVPSAVESLTRVQTFRGFGATSLLILVGVAIDTAKQIQTYVISQRYEGMVKQ, from the coding sequence ATGGTCGTAAGTCGGGGTAAAAATCCCAGCGCACAGGAAACATTTATGCAGATGGCGCAGGCCGCTGGCTTGCGCAGTCGTCTGCTGGTCACCCTGGGGCTGCTGGTACTGGTTAGATTGGGGATTTTTATTCCAGTACCGGGAATTGACCGTCAGGCGTTTGCTGCCTCGATTCAGTCGGGCAGTCTGGCGGGCTTTGTGGGGTTTTTAGACATTTTTGTCGGAGGTGGACTCTCGGCCCTGGGTATTTTTGCCCTTGGGATTTTACCCTTCATCAATGCCTCGATCATCATGCAGCTGCTGACCGCAGCTCTGCCTCAGCTGGAAGATCTGCAAAAGAATGAAGGTGAGGCCGGGCGACGCAAAATCTCCCAGATCACTCGCTACGTAGCCCTGGGTTGGGCCATTTTGCAGAGTACGCTACTGGCCTCATTTTTGCTGTATCAGTTTGCGGCGGTTCCCGGACCGGCGTTTATTGCCCAGACGGTAATTGCCCTAACCGCAGGCTCGATGTTTGTGATGTGGGTAGGTGAGCTAATTACCGAGCGTGGCATTGGTAACGGGGCTTCGCTGCTGATCTTTTTGAACATTGTGTCCACTCTGCCTCGCTCCCTGGGGCAAACCATCGAGCTGGCTCAGAGTGGCGATCGCGGCCTGGTCGGCGGCGTCATTATTCTGATGCTGGCCTTTCTGGCCATGATTGTCGGCATTGTCTTTGTGCAGGAGGGCACTCGCCGCATTCCGATTATCTCTGCCCGTCGCCAGGTGGGCCGTAAGCTCTACCTGGAGCAGAGCAACTATCTGCCTCTGCGGCTCAACCAGGGCGGCGTCATGCCGATTATTTTTGCCTCGGCAGTGCTGGTTCTGCCCATTTCGTTGACTCAGTACGTCACGAATCCGGCCTTTAGCCAGTTCGTCAACAACTACCTGAACCCAACCTCCTGGTTCTACGTGTCGTTGTACCTGGTGTTGATTCTCTTCTTTAGTTACTTCTACTCGTCACTGGTAATGAACCCCGACGATGTGTCGCGGAACCTGAAGAAAATGGGGGCCAGTATCCCCGGCATTCGCCCCGGCAAGGCGACTACGGAGTATATCAGCCGCATTCTGAATCGGCTGACCTTTCTGGGGGCTATTTTCCTGGGGATGGTTGCGGTGGTGCCCAGCGCGGTCGAAAGCCTGACCCGAGTACAGACCTTCCGGGGCTTTGGGGCGACTTCGCTGCTGATTTTGGTCGGTGTTGCTATTGATACTGCGAAGCAGATCCAGACCTACGTGATTTCTCAGCGCTACGAAGGAATGGTGAAACAGTAG
- the rplO gene encoding 50S ribosomal protein L15 produces the protein MRINDAQPQAGSKHRRRRVGRGISAGQGASCGFGMRGQKSRSGSGTRPGFEGGQMPLYRRIPKLKHFPLVNQKQYTIINLKSLADLSAGTDVSLESLLEAGILTTNDGPLKVLGDGELSGALNVRAAAFTQSAKEKIEQAGGTWEVVA, from the coding sequence ATGAGAATCAACGACGCACAACCACAAGCAGGCTCTAAGCACCGCCGTCGCCGCGTCGGTCGCGGTATTTCGGCCGGGCAGGGCGCTAGCTGCGGCTTCGGCATGCGAGGCCAAAAATCGCGCTCGGGGAGCGGTACCCGCCCCGGCTTTGAGGGTGGCCAAATGCCGCTCTACCGCCGCATCCCCAAACTCAAGCATTTCCCTCTGGTCAACCAGAAGCAGTACACCATTATTAACCTCAAGAGCCTAGCTGACCTGTCGGCGGGCACGGACGTTTCGCTGGAGTCGCTGCTAGAAGCTGGCATTTTGACGACCAACGATGGCCCGCTCAAGGTATTGGGTGACGGCGAACTGAGTGGAGCTTTGAACGTCAGGGCGGCGGCTTTTACCCAGTCAGCCAAGGAAAAGATCGAGCAGGCTGGCGGCACCTGGGAAGTGGTCGCCTAG